In Nicotiana tabacum cultivar K326 chromosome 19, ASM71507v2, whole genome shotgun sequence, one DNA window encodes the following:
- the LOC107779791 gene encoding actin-depolymerizing factor-like translates to MSFRFRGPNASFGMGVADHGKNAFLELKRKKVHRYVIFKIDEKKKEVIVEKTGSPAENFDDFTASLPENDCRYAVYDFDFVTSENCQKSKIFFVHWSPATSRIRAKMLYATSKDAFRRELDGFHYEIQATDPTEVDLEVLKDRAH, encoded by the exons ATGTCTTTCAGATTCAGAGGG cCAAATGCTTCTTTTGGAATGGGTGTGGCTGATCACGGCAAAAATGCATTCTTGGAGCTAAAGAGGAAGAAAGTCCACAGATATGTGATTTTCAAGAttgatgaaaagaaaaaggaggtTATTGTTGAGAAAACTGGCAGCCCTGCTGAAAActttgatgattttactgcatctTTGCCAGAAAATGATTGCCGATATGCGGTGTATGACTTTGATTTTGTGACCTCCGAGAATTGCCAAAAGAGCAAGATTTTCTTTGTTCATTG GTCTCCTGCAACATCTCGTATCCGTGCAAAAATGCTTTACGCCACTTCCAAAGACGCATTTAGAAGAGAGCTGGATGGTTTTCATTATGAGATTCAGGCTACTGATCCCACAGAAGTTGATCTTGAAGTGCTGAAAGACCGTGCTCACTGA
- the LOC107779704 gene encoding inorganic phosphate transporter 1-4-like: MAGDMKVLNALDTAKTQWYHFTAIIIAGMGFFTDAYDLFCISLVTKLLGRIYYHVDGSPKPGSLPPNVSAAVNGVAFCGTLAGQLFFGWLGDKMGRKKVYGMTLMLMCLCSVASGLSFGREPKTVLATLCFFRFWLGFGIGGDYPLSATIMSEYANKKTRGAFIAAVFAMQGFGILAGGIFAIIISAAFQASFKAPAYEVDALGSTVPQADYVWRIILMVGAVPALLTYYWRMKMPETARYTALVAKNVQQATADMEKVMHVDIGAEQKEPAVSATTAVKSSNEFGLFTKQFVSRHGLHLLGTTSTWFLLDIAYYSQNLFQKDIFSAIGWIPAAKTMNAVEEVYKIARAQTLIALCSTVPGYWFTVFLIDRIGRFTIQLLGFAMMTVFMFALAIPYNHWTHPGNHIGFVVLYSLTFFFANFGPNATTFVVPAEIFPARLRSTCHGISAASGKLGAMVGAFGFLYLAQPQDKTKADAGYPAGIGVRNSLIVLGVVNLLGTFLTFLVPESKGKSLEEMSRENEDSTEAGAEVETHPSNNRTVPV; the protein is encoded by the coding sequence ATGGCTGGGGATATGAAGGTTCTGAATGCGCTTGATACGGCCAAAACACAATGGTATCACTTCACAGCAATCATAATAGCTGGCATGGGATTTTTCACTGATGCCTATGATCTGTTTTGCATCTCTCTAGTCACTAAGTTGCTCGGCCGCATTTACTACCATGTCGATGGCTCTCCAAAGCCTGGGAGTCTACCTCCTAACGTCTCGGCTGCTGTCAATGGCGTCGCTTTCTGTGGTACCCTTGCTGGGCAACTCTTCTTTGGCTGGCTCGGTGACAAAATGGGCAGGAAAAAAGTCTATGGCATGACCCTTATGCTCATGTGCTTATGCTCAGTTGCTTCAGGTCTTTCTTTTGGTAGGGAGCCTAAGACTGTCTTGGCCACCCTTTGCTTCTTTCGCTTCTGGCTTGGTTTTGGAATTGGTGGTGATTACCCGCTTTCTGCTACTATTATGTCTGAATATGCCAACAAGAAGACTCGGGGCGCCTTTATTGCTGCTGTTTTCGCTATGCAAGGATTTGGGATTTTAGCAGGAGGTATCTTTGCCATCATTATTTCTGCTGCATTCCAGGCAAGTTTCAAGGCGCCGGCTTATGAGGTCGATGCGCTTGGCTCAACAGTTCCTCAAGCTGACTATGTGTGGAGGATCATATTAATGGTTGGAGCAGTTCCTGCTCTTCTCACTTACTACTGGAGGATGAAGATGCCTGAAACCGCTCGTTACACTGCTCTTGTTGCCAAGAATGTTCAGCAGGCAACTGcagatatggaaaaggttatgcaCGTTGACATTGGGGCGGAGCAAAAGGAGCCTGCAGTTTCTGCTACCACTGCTGTAAAGTCAAGCAATGAATTTGGTTTGTTCACAAAACAATTCGTTAGTAGACATGGACTTCACTTGCTTGGCACAACCAGCACATGGTTTCTGCTTGACATTGCATACTACAGCCAAAATCTGTTCCAGAAAGATATCTTCAGTGCCATTGGATGGATTCCTGCTGCCAAGACAATGAATGCAGTTGAAGAGGTTTACAAAATTGCAAGGGCGCAAACTCTAATCGCTCTCTGCAGTACCGTGCCTGGCTACTGGTTCACAGTGTTCCTCATTGACAGGATTGGAAGGTTTACCATTCAATTGCTTGGTTTTGCAATGATGACGGTGTTCATGTTTGCTCTGGCCATTCCTTACAACCACTGGACTCACCCTGGCAACCATATCGGATTCGTGGTTCTCTATTCACTGACCTTCTTCTTTGCCAACTTTGGACCTAATGCCACCACATTCGTCGTGCCAGCTGAGATTTTCCCTGCTAGATTGCGCTCGACTTGCCATGGAATATCAGCTGCATCTGGGAAGTTAGGAGCAATGGTGGGTGCTTTCGGGTTCCTGTATTTGGCTCAGCCACAAGACAAGACTAAGGCTGATGCAGGATATCCTGCTGGAATTGGGGTGAGAAATTCCCTTATCGTCCTTGGCGTAGTCAACCTTCTGGGAACATTTTTAACTTTCTTGGTTCCAGAATCAAAGGGGAAGTCACTAGAAGAGATGTCAAGAGAAAATGAGGACTCAACTGAGGCAGGAGCAGAGGTGGAGACTCATCCATCTAATAACAGGACTGTTCCTGTGTAA